One stretch of Cohnella algarum DNA includes these proteins:
- a CDS encoding ISLre2-like element ISTco1 family transposase, producing the protein MSHFTTTMPTMKEIEQWIFRKMQEEFARAMKQVLEALDQQILEQRDRERYRVKDERETSVNTVFGNVRFKRRLYCDRRSGKHVYLLDQLLQFEGRGKVSPHLEETAIAFASQGPSYRDSAKRLEQLLGYNVLSHQAIREKLMERAQQPMPAVKRRAARVLFVEVDGLYTKLQRSKKRGMENAIAVVHEGWEKNGKRVQLKNKQHYLHTSGGDFWEGFGDFLVERYEIDENTWLVVNGDGAAWIGECTSYFHQCLYMLDRFHVARDLKRFVGHLPQVWETVRRSLAKQDAAALMAVLEGVSEQEIAEENRKDWKPYKRFLKRHEKHLDDYRKTLQAKGIDTSGMRPMGSAESQMRIFAKRTKRGGYSWSERGVRAMLRTMMRIQEAGTVVRTVEGQASKQATPQQSINMRQLLKNVTQPVKGCIAGMIRMLQGPKQSSTTGMALKALRG; encoded by the coding sequence GTGAGCCACTTTACCACAACAATGCCGACGATGAAAGAGATTGAGCAATGGATTTTCCGGAAAATGCAGGAGGAATTCGCTCGTGCGATGAAGCAGGTACTGGAGGCGCTGGATCAGCAGATCCTGGAGCAACGGGACCGAGAGCGTTATCGAGTAAAGGACGAGCGTGAAACAAGCGTCAACACAGTGTTCGGGAATGTGCGCTTTAAGCGGAGATTGTACTGTGACCGTAGAAGCGGCAAACACGTGTATCTGCTGGATCAGCTGTTGCAATTCGAAGGGCGCGGGAAAGTCAGTCCGCATTTGGAAGAGACAGCAATCGCATTCGCAAGCCAAGGACCGTCGTACCGGGACAGCGCAAAGAGGCTGGAGCAGCTTTTGGGCTACAATGTGCTGAGCCACCAAGCGATCAGGGAAAAACTGATGGAGCGTGCGCAACAGCCGATGCCAGCGGTGAAACGGCGCGCTGCCCGCGTGCTGTTCGTGGAAGTGGATGGGCTGTACACGAAGCTGCAGCGGAGCAAAAAGCGCGGGATGGAGAACGCAATTGCAGTCGTACACGAAGGCTGGGAGAAGAACGGCAAGCGGGTACAGCTGAAGAACAAACAGCATTACCTGCATACGAGCGGCGGCGACTTCTGGGAAGGGTTCGGGGACTTTCTGGTGGAGCGTTACGAAATCGACGAGAACACGTGGCTTGTGGTGAACGGAGACGGCGCGGCGTGGATCGGGGAATGTACATCCTACTTTCACCAATGTCTGTACATGCTGGACCGCTTTCATGTGGCGCGTGATTTGAAACGCTTTGTTGGTCATTTGCCGCAGGTGTGGGAGACCGTGAGACGGTCTTTGGCCAAACAGGATGCAGCCGCGCTTATGGCGGTCCTGGAAGGCGTGTCGGAGCAAGAGATAGCGGAAGAGAACCGGAAGGATTGGAAGCCGTATAAAAGATTTCTAAAGCGGCATGAGAAGCATTTGGACGACTACCGAAAAACACTCCAGGCGAAGGGGATCGACACAAGCGGTATGCGCCCGATGGGAAGCGCGGAATCGCAGATGCGTATATTCGCCAAGCGGACGAAGCGTGGCGGGTACAGTTGGAGTGAGCGAGGCGTCAGGGCGATGCTGAGGACGATGATGAGGATTCAAGAAGCGGGCACGGTGGTAAGAACGGTTGAAGGACAAGCGAGTAAGCAGGCAACGCCGCAGCAGTCGATAAACATGCGGCAATTGCTCAAGAACGTGACGCAACCGGTCAAGGGTTGTATCGCTGGAATGATTCGCATGCTGCAAGGACCGAAGCAAAGCAGCACAACGGGTATGGCACTCAAAGCACTTCGCGGATAA
- a CDS encoding ABC transporter ATP-binding protein yields MVKLFRFLKPYRWGVALVMALVLLQSLGELYLPTLMSDIVNNGVVGENTPYIWRMGGFMLAVTIVGTFVSIMASYFSAKISSGYGKIVRAKVFKHVENFSLEEFDRIGTASLITRTTNDINQVQQVLMMMLRLMVMAPMMCIGGIIMALSKDAKLTLVLLVALPVLALAIFLIARKGMPYFKAIQTKLDRLNLVLREGLTGIRVIRAFNRTGHEKERFKEANRDLTDTAIKVNQIMAVMMPLMMLIMNFSSISIVWFGGLRVGSGDMGVGDLMAFIQYAMQIMFSLLMFSMMFVMVPRASASAVRIDEVLNMEPTVTNRSEKANAPTERGTVEFDNVAFSYPGAEQPAVEGLTFTAKRGEVTAIIGGTGSGKSTLIHLIPRFYDVDSGSVRVDGIDVRDWTQEQLRQRIALVPQKAVLFTGTIADNIRYGKEDATDEEIRKAAEVAQALDFVSGMPEGFDSTLAQGGTNVSGGQKQRLSIARALVRKPNVYLFDDSFSALDYKTDAKLRAALRGETADATVIIVAQRVSTVMDADRIIVLDEGKIAGIGTHGELMASSDVYREIVSSQLSEEEIA; encoded by the coding sequence ATGGTAAAGCTTTTCCGGTTTTTAAAGCCCTACCGTTGGGGCGTCGCGCTCGTCATGGCGCTCGTATTGCTTCAGTCGTTGGGCGAGCTGTACTTGCCCACCCTGATGTCCGACATCGTCAACAACGGCGTCGTCGGGGAGAATACGCCTTACATTTGGCGGATGGGCGGCTTCATGCTGGCCGTAACGATTGTCGGAACGTTCGTTTCGATCATGGCGAGCTATTTTTCGGCGAAAATTTCGTCGGGCTACGGCAAGATCGTCCGGGCCAAGGTGTTCAAGCACGTCGAAAACTTCTCGCTGGAGGAGTTCGACAGAATCGGCACGGCTTCGCTGATCACCCGCACGACCAACGACATCAACCAGGTTCAGCAGGTGCTGATGATGATGCTGCGTCTGATGGTGATGGCCCCGATGATGTGCATCGGCGGAATCATCATGGCGCTGTCGAAGGACGCGAAGCTGACGCTTGTGCTGCTCGTGGCGCTGCCGGTGCTCGCGCTCGCGATTTTTCTGATCGCGCGCAAAGGCATGCCTTATTTCAAGGCGATTCAGACGAAGCTCGACCGGCTTAATCTCGTGCTCCGCGAAGGGTTGACGGGCATCCGGGTCATTCGCGCCTTCAACCGGACCGGACACGAGAAAGAACGGTTCAAGGAAGCGAATCGCGACTTGACGGATACGGCGATCAAAGTCAATCAGATCATGGCCGTCATGATGCCGCTGATGATGCTGATCATGAATTTTTCGTCGATTTCGATCGTCTGGTTCGGGGGCCTGCGCGTCGGCAGCGGGGATATGGGCGTCGGCGACTTGATGGCTTTTATCCAATACGCGATGCAAATCATGTTCTCGCTGCTCATGTTCTCCATGATGTTCGTCATGGTGCCGCGGGCTTCGGCATCGGCCGTTCGCATCGACGAGGTGCTGAACATGGAGCCGACCGTCACGAATCGGTCGGAGAAGGCCAACGCGCCGACGGAACGGGGAACGGTGGAGTTCGACAACGTCGCGTTCAGCTACCCGGGAGCCGAGCAGCCGGCCGTCGAGGGCCTTACGTTTACGGCGAAGCGGGGCGAGGTGACGGCCATTATCGGCGGCACCGGCTCCGGGAAATCGACGCTCATTCATCTCATCCCCCGGTTCTACGACGTCGACAGCGGCTCCGTCCGGGTCGACGGGATCGATGTCCGCGACTGGACGCAGGAACAGCTCCGGCAGCGGATCGCGCTCGTTCCGCAGAAGGCGGTTCTGTTTACCGGGACGATCGCGGACAATATTCGCTACGGCAAAGAGGATGCGACGGACGAGGAAATTCGAAAGGCCGCCGAAGTGGCGCAGGCGCTCGATTTCGTCTCGGGGATGCCGGAAGGGTTCGATTCGACGCTCGCCCAGGGCGGCACGAACGTGTCCGGCGGGCAGAAGCAGCGGCTGTCGATCGCCCGGGCGCTCGTGCGCAAGCCGAACGTCTACTTGTTCGACGACAGCTTTTCGGCGCTCGACTACAAAACGGACGCCAAGCTGCGGGCGGCGCTGCGCGGCGAAACGGCCGACGCGACGGTCATCATCGTCGCCCAGCGGGTGAGCACGGTCATGGACGCCGACCGGATTATCGTGCTGGATGAGGGGAAAATCGCCGGAATCGGCACGCACGGCGAACTGATGGCAAGCAGCGACGTTTACCGGGAAATCGTATCGTCGCAGCTTTCGGAGGAGGAGATCGCGTGA
- a CDS encoding TetR/AcrR family transcriptional regulator has protein sequence MIVQTTLRLLKEVGPSVTTLQIARAAGISEPTIFRAFADKQEVLEASLEEATKPEHIAIELEAIDLEAGLEERLTKLIETMRDHSERTGAILNAIRLASPSGPKVPGPRAEELQRRWFERYKVIHASVCKILEPDEPRLRLPVAEMASAVLAIVLSIGRTGGSNSGLPVVTSKQLTDLILHGALK, from the coding sequence ATGATCGTTCAAACGACGCTTCGGCTGCTGAAAGAGGTAGGGCCGAGCGTCACGACGCTGCAGATCGCCCGGGCCGCCGGGATCAGCGAGCCGACTATCTTCCGGGCCTTCGCCGACAAGCAAGAGGTGTTGGAGGCAAGCCTGGAAGAAGCGACCAAACCGGAGCATATCGCGATTGAATTGGAGGCAATCGACCTGGAAGCCGGCTTGGAGGAGCGCTTGACGAAGCTTATCGAAACGATGCGGGACCATTCGGAAAGAACGGGGGCGATCCTGAACGCGATCCGTCTGGCTTCTCCGTCCGGTCCGAAGGTTCCCGGGCCGCGAGCCGAAGAACTGCAGCGAAGATGGTTTGAACGGTATAAAGTCATTCACGCCTCCGTGTGCAAAATTTTGGAGCCGGACGAACCGCGCTTGCGCCTTCCGGTCGCCGAAATGGCAAGCGCGGTGCTCGCCATCGTGCTGTCGATCGGCCGCACCGGAGGCTCGAACAGCGGACTTCCGGTCGTCACGTCGAAGCAGTTGACGGATCTTATTTTGCACGGGGCTTTGAAGTAA
- the clpP gene encoding ATP-dependent Clp endopeptidase proteolytic subunit ClpP: MSYIPVVVEQTSRGERSYDIYSRLLKDRIVFLGSAIDDQTANAIIAQLLFLAAEDPDKDIHMYINCPGGSTTAGLAIYDTMQYIKPAVSTICVGMAASFGAVLLAAGADGKRIALPNAEVMIHQPWVSGGGVRGQASDIAIHAENILKTRDRLNRILSGRTGQPLEKIEKDTDRDYYMTAEEAMGYGLIDRVLN; encoded by the coding sequence ATGAGTTACATTCCAGTCGTCGTCGAGCAAACGAGCCGCGGAGAACGGTCCTATGACATTTACTCCCGGCTATTGAAGGACCGCATTGTGTTTCTCGGCTCGGCGATCGACGACCAAACGGCCAATGCGATCATCGCCCAACTGCTGTTTCTCGCGGCGGAGGATCCGGACAAAGACATCCATATGTACATCAATTGCCCCGGCGGATCCACGACGGCCGGCCTCGCCATCTACGATACGATGCAATATATCAAGCCGGCCGTATCGACGATCTGCGTCGGGATGGCGGCATCGTTCGGCGCCGTGCTGCTGGCGGCGGGCGCGGACGGCAAGCGCATCGCGCTGCCGAACGCCGAAGTGATGATTCACCAGCCGTGGGTGAGCGGCGGCGGCGTGCGCGGCCAGGCGTCCGACATCGCCATTCACGCGGAGAACATTCTCAAAACGCGCGACCGCCTGAACAGGATCCTTTCCGGGAGAACGGGCCAACCGCTCGAAAAAATCGAGAAGGATACGGACCGCGATTATTACATGACCGCCGAAGAAGCGATGGGCTACGGGCTGATCGATCGCGTATTGAACTGA
- a CDS encoding ArsR/SmtB family transcription factor, which produces MKSQEIMDVYRLETPEQALALLNPLRAEMLRLLEEPGSASEIGRKLGESAQKVNYHLKGLEKVGLVRRSGSRQVRNLIEVMYQAVARTYVIPDTFGWPEHLTRRMKDQGALRQLVNAAERIRRDAMALMEASDSREQVPSAVLETEVALPDEKTRAAFLRDYAQAVREVAERYRAASPDAGGEAFRAVLAVYPEVKQGGERDE; this is translated from the coding sequence ATGAAGAGCCAGGAGATCATGGACGTGTACCGGTTGGAGACGCCCGAGCAGGCGCTGGCGCTGCTCAACCCGCTGCGGGCCGAAATGTTGCGGTTGCTCGAGGAGCCGGGCTCCGCTTCGGAAATCGGCCGCAAGCTCGGCGAATCGGCGCAAAAGGTAAACTACCATCTGAAAGGGCTGGAAAAGGTCGGGCTCGTGCGCCGAAGCGGATCGAGGCAGGTGCGCAATTTGATCGAGGTCATGTACCAAGCCGTCGCGCGCACGTACGTCATTCCCGACACGTTCGGCTGGCCGGAGCATTTGACGCGGCGGATGAAGGATCAGGGAGCGCTGAGGCAGCTCGTCAACGCGGCGGAGCGAATCCGCAGGGACGCGATGGCGCTGATGGAGGCGTCGGATTCGCGGGAGCAGGTGCCGAGCGCGGTGCTGGAGACGGAAGTGGCGCTTCCGGACGAGAAGACGAGGGCCGCGTTTTTGCGCGATTACGCGCAAGCGGTGCGGGAAGTGGCGGAGCGGTACCGGGCGGCTTCGCCGGATGCGGGGGGCGAAGCCTTTCGCGCCGTATTGGCCGTTTATCCGGAAGTCAAACAAGGAGGAGAACGCGATGAGTGA
- a CDS encoding lipoate--protein ligase, translating into MLFIDNGNSHDPAFNLALEEYTLRKLPAEHDYLLFYINEPSIIIGKNQNTAEEVNAEYVEKNGIHVVRRLSGGGAVYHDLGNLNFSFITRDDGDSFHNFRKFTAPVVAALQKLGVEAELSGRNDLQVGERKISGNAQFSTRGRMFSHGTLLFDSRMENVASALKPNPLKFESKATKSVRSRVANIAEFLPEPMTIDRFKEFLLTSIFEGREVRRYILTEEDWAGVKALADERYRNWDWNYGLSPASNVRQMKRLAAGTFDVRLNVEKGLIAEASIYGDFFGRGEVSDVTSKLIGVRYEREAIEKALEGVDLAFYFGPVDREEWLGLLI; encoded by the coding sequence TTGCTGTTCATCGACAACGGCAACAGCCATGACCCCGCGTTTAACCTCGCTCTTGAGGAATATACGCTGCGGAAGCTGCCGGCCGAGCATGATTATTTGCTTTTCTATATTAACGAGCCGTCCATCATTATCGGCAAAAACCAGAACACGGCCGAAGAAGTGAACGCGGAATACGTCGAAAAGAACGGCATCCATGTCGTCCGCCGGCTCTCCGGAGGAGGGGCGGTCTACCACGATCTCGGCAATTTGAACTTCAGCTTCATCACCCGGGACGACGGGGATTCGTTCCACAACTTCCGCAAGTTCACCGCCCCGGTCGTCGCCGCCCTTCAGAAGCTCGGCGTCGAAGCCGAATTGTCCGGCCGCAACGACCTGCAGGTCGGCGAACGCAAAATTTCCGGAAACGCCCAGTTTTCCACCCGCGGCCGCATGTTCAGCCACGGCACGCTTTTGTTCGATTCCCGCATGGAAAACGTGGCCTCGGCCTTGAAGCCGAATCCGCTCAAATTCGAATCGAAAGCGACCAAGTCGGTGCGCAGCCGGGTCGCCAACATCGCCGAATTTTTGCCGGAGCCGATGACGATCGACCGGTTTAAGGAATTCCTGTTGACGTCCATTTTCGAAGGCCGGGAAGTTCGGCGCTACATATTGACCGAGGAAGACTGGGCCGGCGTCAAGGCGCTGGCCGACGAGCGTTACCGCAACTGGGATTGGAATTACGGCCTGTCCCCGGCATCCAACGTCCGCCAAATGAAACGGCTGGCCGCCGGCACGTTCGACGTCAGGTTGAACGTCGAGAAAGGCCTTATCGCCGAAGCATCCATCTACGGCGACTTTTTCGGGCGGGGAGAAGTGTCCGACGTGACGAGCAAGCTGATCGGCGTTCGCTACGAACGAGAGGCGATCGAAAAGGCGCTTGAAGGCGTGGACCTTGCCTTCTATTTCGGTCCTGTCGACCGGGAAGAATGGCTGGGCCTGCTTATATAA
- a CDS encoding aldo/keto reductase, with protein sequence MSGSIQDTIVLNNGVRMPRLGLGVWKVTEPGDARRAIHAAVETGYRSIDTARIYNNESDVGEAIRTCGISRDELFITTKIWNEDQGYDTTLAAFEQSRKRLGIDTVDLLLIHWPGKDKFVDTWRAFEKLYRDGYVRAIGVSNFHVHHLETLRQASETVPAVNQVEFHPLLTQKELLAYAKQNGIQLEAWSPLMQGNLDQPVLAEIAAKYGKTPAQVVLRWDLQHDVVTIPKSITPSRIAENADIFDFELSAEDMERIDGLNRNRRFGSNPDEFLF encoded by the coding sequence ATGAGTGGAAGCATTCAAGACACGATCGTACTGAACAATGGCGTGCGCATGCCCCGCCTGGGGCTCGGCGTATGGAAAGTAACCGAGCCGGGGGACGCGCGGCGCGCGATTCATGCCGCCGTGGAAACCGGCTACCGCAGCATCGACACGGCCCGCATTTACAATAACGAAAGCGACGTCGGCGAGGCGATCCGCACCTGCGGCATCTCCCGGGACGAGCTGTTTATTACCACCAAAATATGGAACGAGGATCAAGGCTACGACACGACGCTGGCCGCGTTCGAGCAAAGCCGCAAACGCCTCGGCATCGACACGGTCGATCTGCTGCTGATCCACTGGCCGGGCAAAGACAAATTCGTCGACACGTGGCGCGCGTTCGAGAAGCTGTACCGCGACGGCTATGTCCGCGCGATCGGCGTCAGCAATTTCCACGTTCATCACCTGGAGACGCTGCGCCAAGCGAGCGAGACGGTGCCCGCCGTCAACCAGGTGGAGTTCCATCCCCTTCTGACGCAAAAGGAATTGCTCGCCTACGCGAAGCAGAACGGCATCCAGCTCGAAGCCTGGAGTCCGCTCATGCAGGGCAATCTGGACCAGCCCGTCCTCGCGGAAATCGCGGCCAAATATGGCAAGACGCCGGCGCAAGTCGTGCTTCGCTGGGACTTGCAGCACGACGTCGTCACGATCCCGAAATCGATCACCCCGTCGAGGATCGCCGAGAACGCCGACATTTTCGATTTCGAGCTGAGCGCGGAGGACATGGAACGGATCGACGGCTTGAACCGGAACCGCCGCTTCGGCTCGAATCCGGACGAGTTTTTGTTCTAA
- a CDS encoding RluA family pseudouridine synthase, which yields MITRTVSPSESGKRLHRYLRQLMPNIPLGQIYKMIDQGKVKINGKRKKQNYELAAGDELTLYMEDASFKEASVGQPKPKYVGVNANIDVVFEDDELLVVAKPAGVLTHPDRPDQKDSLINRVHAYLYRKGGLDSALFMPATANRLDRNTSGLVLVGKTAGMLHRLNQWIQKHELQKYYLTIAEGRLQGEGTLTGSLVRDEKGNRTRVVGDAGGSPEGDGGGNGAIGSAAGGGSAEQRPQQGSRQGPQQGPRQGPQEKSATTHYRALQHGKGCTLLEIELVSGRTHQIRAHLQSIGHSLLGDVKYGGRPFAGVNHQLLHAWRIVLPDGREFRAPLPERMRSTMVKAGLSLPLSEEN from the coding sequence ATGATTACGCGCACGGTATCCCCGTCGGAAAGCGGCAAGCGGCTGCACCGCTACTTGCGGCAGCTCATGCCGAATATTCCGTTGGGTCAAATTTATAAAATGATCGACCAGGGCAAGGTCAAAATCAACGGAAAACGCAAAAAACAAAACTACGAGCTCGCGGCTGGAGACGAATTGACGCTTTATATGGAAGACGCGTCATTCAAGGAAGCTTCCGTCGGGCAGCCGAAGCCGAAATACGTCGGCGTCAACGCCAACATCGACGTCGTCTTCGAGGACGACGAGCTGCTGGTCGTTGCGAAGCCTGCGGGCGTGCTTACGCACCCGGACCGTCCGGACCAGAAGGATTCGCTCATCAACCGCGTGCACGCGTATTTGTACCGGAAGGGAGGGCTGGACAGCGCGCTGTTCATGCCGGCGACGGCCAACCGTCTGGACCGGAACACGAGCGGTCTCGTCCTCGTCGGCAAAACGGCGGGCATGCTGCACCGGCTGAACCAATGGATTCAGAAGCACGAGCTGCAAAAATATTATTTGACGATCGCCGAAGGCCGGCTGCAAGGCGAAGGAACGTTAACCGGCAGTCTCGTCCGCGACGAGAAGGGCAATCGGACGCGCGTCGTCGGAGATGCCGGCGGAAGCCCGGAAGGGGACGGCGGCGGCAACGGCGCGATCGGAAGCGCGGCAGGGGGCGGAAGCGCGGAGCAACGCCCGCAGCAAGGATCGAGGCAAGGCCCGCAGCAAGGACCGCGGCAAGGCCCCCAGGAAAAGAGCGCCACGACGCATTATCGCGCGCTGCAGCACGGCAAAGGCTGCACGCTGCTGGAAATCGAGCTGGTGAGCGGACGCACCCATCAGATTCGGGCCCACCTGCAAAGCATCGGGCACTCGCTGCTGGGCGACGTCAAATACGGGGGGCGGCCGTTTGCGGGGGTGAACCACCAGCTTCTGCACGCCTGGCGGATCGTTCTGCCGGACGGCAGGGAATTTCGCGCCCCGCTTCCCGAGCGGATGCGAAGCACAATGGTCAAGGCGGGGCTTTCGCTTCCGTTGTCGGAGGAGAACTAA
- a CDS encoding MarR family winged helix-turn-helix transcriptional regulator, which translates to MTLDDSIGFIINQTGRRLTQLLSLRFAPYDVTTEQWSVLARLNEQEAITQKELAFRVGKDQTNVTRILDQLERKKLVVRTANPEDRRSFLPQITDEGKRLYEELCPIERETVRIATAGLSPGELNELNRLLGQIETNTNNRLRQMNES; encoded by the coding sequence ATGACGCTTGACGACTCCATCGGTTTTATCATCAACCAGACCGGACGCCGGCTGACTCAACTGCTCTCTTTGCGGTTCGCTCCCTATGACGTGACGACCGAGCAATGGTCGGTGCTGGCCCGCCTCAACGAGCAGGAAGCGATCACCCAGAAAGAGCTTGCGTTCCGGGTCGGGAAGGACCAGACGAACGTCACTCGCATTCTGGATCAGTTGGAGCGCAAGAAGCTCGTCGTCCGGACGGCCAATCCCGAGGATCGCCGCTCCTTCCTGCCGCAAATTACGGACGAAGGGAAACGGCTGTACGAAGAACTGTGCCCGATCGAGCGGGAAACGGTCCGAATCGCGACCGCCGGACTTTCGCCCGGCGAATTGAACGAACTGAATCGCCTTCTCGGGCAGATCGAAACGAACACGAATAACCGGCTGCGTCAAATGAACGAAAGCTAG
- a CDS encoding MFS transporter codes for MKQKLWTKDFLSICFSSFFIFITFYSLSATLPTFVTDELGGDQQQAGWAMTAFVIAAVIMRPFAGRWLDGSKRRTVLLLSIALFMASMFAYSAVAGFGLLLLLRFVHGLSFGVATTGNGAVAIELVPKERKGEGMGYYTLAMNLAMVLGPFLGLLIVEHSGYNLLFVVFSVLAALGMVLGFVANIPKPRPAPAGPLPPFPNGIGEASSSRKPFRSR; via the coding sequence ATGAAGCAAAAATTATGGACGAAAGACTTTCTCAGCATCTGCTTTAGCAGCTTTTTTATTTTCATTACGTTTTATTCTCTTTCCGCAACCCTCCCGACGTTCGTTACCGACGAACTGGGCGGGGATCAGCAGCAGGCGGGCTGGGCGATGACCGCTTTCGTCATCGCCGCGGTTATCATGCGGCCGTTTGCCGGACGCTGGCTTGACGGTTCGAAGCGCCGTACGGTGCTCCTGCTGTCCATCGCGCTGTTCATGGCGTCGATGTTCGCCTATTCGGCCGTCGCCGGCTTCGGCCTCCTGCTGCTGCTCCGCTTTGTCCACGGCCTCAGCTTCGGCGTCGCCACCACGGGCAACGGAGCCGTCGCGATCGAGCTCGTGCCCAAAGAACGAAAAGGGGAAGGGATGGGCTATTACACGCTGGCGATGAATTTGGCGATGGTGCTCGGTCCGTTTCTCGGCTTGCTGATCGTCGAGCACAGCGGGTACAATCTTTTGTTCGTCGTCTTTTCCGTCCTGGCCGCGCTCGGGATGGTTCTCGGCTTCGTCGCCAACATTCCGAAGCCCCGGCCCGCGCCCGCGGGGCCGCTCCCGCCTTTTCCAAATGGCATTGGAGAAGCTTCGTCGAGCCGAAAGCCATTCCGATCGCGATAA
- a CDS encoding MFS transporter codes for MIVLSRPFTGKLFDKISTHYLVYPTILLYAVGLVVLSAANNPFVFLLSAALIGLGFGTMAPILQTIAVQASPAHRTAMATGTYFIFFDGGVGIGSVVLGSIAASAGNRRMYLASAAVVACGALVYYFLTHRKARLADRTNRPAKG; via the coding sequence ATGATCGTCCTCTCCCGTCCTTTTACCGGCAAATTGTTCGATAAAATCAGCACGCATTATCTTGTCTATCCGACGATTTTGCTGTATGCGGTCGGTCTTGTCGTCCTGTCGGCGGCGAATAATCCGTTTGTTTTTCTGCTGTCCGCCGCTTTAATCGGACTCGGCTTCGGCACGATGGCGCCGATCCTGCAAACAATCGCCGTTCAAGCGTCCCCGGCCCACCGGACGGCGATGGCCACCGGCACCTATTTTATTTTCTTCGACGGCGGCGTCGGCATCGGGTCCGTCGTTTTGGGAAGCATCGCCGCTTCGGCCGGCAACAGGAGAATGTATCTGGCGTCCGCGGCGGTCGTAGCTTGCGGCGCTCTCGTCTATTATTTCCTGACTCACCGCAAAGCCCGCCTTGCCGACCGGACGAACCGTCCGGCGAAAGGGTGA
- a CDS encoding DnaJ family domain-containing protein: MLQCREATDRGLVSIDRERTHYRSPKKGRIRRFAGQGKAPPPDELASVPEELRMGFRLLKNAGALPPEMELRKEMVTLEDLLRCCRDDNERAELRGRLAEKRFRYRMMMEQRGWSGIGAFGEYEDRIERKLAGEAEPAEARNFEPKSEKQPKK, translated from the coding sequence ATGCTTCAATGCAGGGAGGCGACGGATCGTGGACTGGTTTCAATCGATCGCGAACGAACGCATTATCGAAGCCCAAAGAAAGGGCGAATTCGACGATTTGCCGGGCAAGGGAAAGCCCCTCCCCCGGACGAGCTCGCTTCGGTGCCGGAAGAGCTCCGCATGGGGTTCCGGCTGCTCAAAAACGCGGGCGCGCTTCCGCCGGAAATGGAGCTGCGCAAGGAGATGGTTACGCTCGAAGACCTGCTCCGGTGCTGCCGCGACGATAACGAGCGCGCCGAGCTGCGCGGCCGGCTTGCCGAAAAGCGGTTCCGCTACCGGATGATGATGGAGCAGCGCGGCTGGAGCGGAATCGGAGCGTTCGGCGAGTACGAGGACCGCATCGAGCGGAAGCTTGCGGGCGAAGCCGAACCGGCCGAGGCGCGAAATTTCGAGCCGAAATCGGAAAAGCAGCCAAAAAAATAG
- a CDS encoding LytTR family transcriptional regulator DNA-binding domain-containing protein has protein sequence MDVAMSRYEVIEPKRDTLYFRVGSHGLISFHGRNYNIKKRMSSEQRNELMRDADFLRVGSDCYVNLNKISTIADDYLYFGDQGAGCKRLPVSKRKQQIIRQLLRERSSRPLPL, from the coding sequence ATGGACGTAGCTATGAGCAGGTACGAGGTCATCGAGCCCAAAAGGGACACGCTCTACTTCCGGGTCGGTTCGCACGGTCTCATCAGCTTTCACGGACGCAATTACAATATAAAGAAGCGAATGTCCTCGGAACAGCGCAACGAATTGATGCGGGATGCCGATTTTCTCCGCGTCGGTTCCGACTGTTACGTGAATTTGAATAAAATTTCGACGATCGCGGACGATTACTTGTATTTCGGCGACCAAGGCGCCGGCTGCAAACGCTTGCCCGTTTCCAAACGCAAGCAGCAGATCATCCGCCAGCTGCTCCGCGAACGTTCCTCCCGGCCGCTCCCCCTTTAA